A genomic segment from Schistocerca piceifrons isolate TAMUIC-IGC-003096 chromosome 4, iqSchPice1.1, whole genome shotgun sequence encodes:
- the LOC124796136 gene encoding protein ANTAGONIST OF LIKE HETEROCHROMATIN PROTEIN 1-like: protein MRSTGYDELLSMIAPHITKQMTKFRKPVTPEEQLDRTLRYLAHGDTQQMIALSYRVGRSTACRIIRKTCQTLWNVLQPKFLKKPTTDDWLSIAYDFHTKWQFPNCVGAIDGKHVVMQCPANSGSEYFNYKGTHSVVLMAACDANYKFTWVDIGSAGRDSDGGIFGYTEFGNRLMKQTLNLPPPSVLPGTDVVLPHVFVADEAFPLTPNIMRPYAGRSKDALSPCEAIFNYRLCRARRLIENTFGILTTKWRIFRRAITADAETVKLIIMTTVALHNYLKDCDQ, encoded by the exons ATACGATGAATTGCTGTCAATGATTGCTCCGCACATCACGAAACAGAtgacaaaatttagaaaaccagtcaCTCCAGAGGAACAACTTGACAGGACACTCAG ATATCTCGCCCATGGAGACACACAGCAAATGATTGCATTGAGTTACCGTGTTGGACGATCAACTGCATGCAGGATTATTCGTAAGACCTGCCAAACACTATGGAATGTTCTCCAGCCGAAGTTTCTTAAAAAACCAACAACGGACGATTGGTTAAGCATTGCTTACGATTTTCATACAAAGTGGCAGTTCCCAAACTGTGTAGGGGCTATCGACGGCAAACATGTCGTAATGCAGTGCCCCGCAAATTCTGGATCAGAATACTTCAATTATAAAGGGACCCACAGTGTGGTGTTAATGGCGGCATGTGATGCCAATTACAAGTTTACGTGGGTGGACATTGGATCTGCAGGAAGAGACAGTGATGGGGGCATTTTTGGTTACACAGAATTTGGAAATCGCCTCATGAAGCAAACATTAAACTTGCCTCCGCCATCTGTGCTGCCTGGTACTGATGTCGTCCTGCCACATGTATTTGTTGCGGACGAAGCTTTCCCTCTGACACCAAACATCATGCGACCATATGCAGGCCGATCGAAGGACGCCCTATCACCTTGTGAGGCAATTTTTAATTACCGTCTGTGCCGGGCACGCAGGTTAATTGAAAATACGTTCGGCATTTTGACAACGAAATGGCGAATATTCCGCCGTGCCATAACGGCTGACGCAGAAACAGTGAAACTAATTATTATGACAACCGTGGCCCTTCACAATTACTTGAAAGACTGCGACCAATAG